One segment of Pyricularia oryzae 70-15 chromosome 3, whole genome shotgun sequence DNA contains the following:
- a CDS encoding cytochrome P450 3A5, giving the protein MDIQTCAVLSALETVAWVGFHEYRSLALTTRKELVAVFSVFFLVQYLCAKIYRIFIYPVHVSPLRHLPTPKGNHFMLGQLVNQFRASCPNELYLKWTSQWPDSPFVRFFTIGNKESLLINGIEANREVFATHCYAFTKPSLFLRFVGDIAGTGLLFTEGDEHKRHRKMILNVFSVPNLKKMFPIFQEKAEELSQHLDATIAASTGGSIDVQCIYSKATIDIIGITALGLDLRNLKSTKLRMDFLQCYRRMHEQPFSAALISFINVHVPIRRLLWFVRANRDFVEASQEVRAMLRTCIRERIRDVDSRKGAEVKFQSRDLLTYMVEERLLAQCKDPLTTEDILGHLLNFLSAGHETTTGVMTWASYVLATNPRIQDRLRAEVEALLKESPCPSYSDIERMKYMHNFVREVLRLYSPAVATYREAAKDVTICGTLIPKGTHLVLCPSVCNKSKRIWGADAEEFVPERWEKLDGEAASPYSIMTFLAGPRQCIGKQYALQEVKVLLIEVISKFRLLPTEELVSNDFKVNISNPGVVLRPKGGMVLRVERL; this is encoded by the exons ATGGATATCCAGACCTGCGCTGTTCTCTCCGCGCTGGAGACGGTGGCATGGGTCGGGTTTCATGAATATCGTTCGCTTGCTCTGACCACCCGCAAGGAGCTCGTTGCCGTCTTTTCGGTGTTTTTCTTGGTGCAGTATTTGTGCGCCAAGATATACCGGATATTCATATATCCTGTCCATGTCTCTCCCCTGCGACATCTGCCTACACCAAAG GGGAACCACTTCATGCTTGGACAGCTTGTCAACCAGTTCCGAGCATCCTGCCCAAACGAGCTATATCTCAAGTGGACGAGCCAATGGCCTGACAGTCCATTTGTGCGTTTCTTTACCATTGGCAACAAAGAGTCGCTTCTGATCAACGGCATTGAGGCGAACCGTGAGGTCTTTGCGACGCACTGCTATGCATTCACAAAGCCCAGCCTCTTTCTCCGCTTTGTTGGTGACATTGCTGGCACTGGACTGTTGTTCACTGAGGGAGATGAGCACAAGAGACACAGAAAGATGATACTCA ATGTCTTTTCGGTTCCGAACCTCAAGAAAATGTTCCCGATATTTCAGGAAAAGGCCGAAGAGCTTTCGCAACATCTAGACGCCACAATAGCCGCCAGCACGGGTGGTAGCATCGATGTACAGTGCATCTACTCCAAGGCGACCATCGACATCATTGGCATCACGGCCCTGGGTCTAGACCTTCGTAATCTGAAGTCCACCAAACTTCGGATGGACTTCTTACAGTGCTATCGTCGCATGCATGAGCAGCCATTCTCTGCGGCCCTCATCTCATTTATCAACGTACACGTTCCCATCCGTAGGCTGTTGTGGTTCGTCCGCGCCAACCGCGACTTTGTCGAGGCCTCCCAGGAGGTTCGCGCCATGCTCCGAACCTGCATACGCGAACGCATCCGGGATGTCGACTCGAGGAAGGGGGCCGAAGTCAAGTTCCAGAGCCGCGACCTCCTGACCTACATGGTCGAGGAGAGGCTGCTGGCGCAGTGCAAAGACCCGCTCACGACCGAGGAcatcctcggccacctcctCAACTTTTTGTCGGCCGGCCACGAGACCACTACCGGCGTCATGACTTGGGCTTCCTACGTCCTCGCCACCAACCCCCGGATACAGGATAGGCTGCGCGCAGAGGTCGAGGCGCTGCTGAAGGAGTCGCCTTGTCCTAGCTACAGCGACATTGAGCGGATGAAGTACATGCACAACTTTGTGCGTGAGGTGCTCCGTCTCTACAGTCCAG CCGTCGCCACGTACCGAGAAGCCGCCAAGGACGTCACCATCTGCGGCACCCTGATCCCCAAGGGCACGCATCTTGTGCTGTGCCCGTCGGTCTGCAACAAATCAAAGAGGATCTGGGGCGCAGACGCGGAAGAGTTCGTACCGGAGCGCTGGGAGAAGCTCGACGGCGAAGCGGCCAGCCCCTACTCCATCATGACCTTCCTCGCCGGGCCCCGGCAGTGCATCGGGAAACAGTACGCGCTGCAGGAGGTCAAGGTGCTGCTGATCGAGGTCATCAGCAAGTTCAGGCTCCTGCCGACCGAGGAGCTGGTCAGCAACGACTTCAAGGTCAATATCAGCAACCCGGGCGTGGTCCTCCGGCCCAAGGGGGGCATGGTGCTTCGTGTTGAGCGTCTCTAA